A stretch of Treponema vincentii F0403 DNA encodes these proteins:
- a CDS encoding restriction endonuclease subunit S translates to MPDDWQKACLLDIADYTNGLAMQKYRPTSHEQGIFVMKIKELRQGFCDSSSELCSNTVDPFYLIHNGDVIFSWSGSLLVDFWCGGLCGLNQHLFKVTSNEYAKWFYYCWTKFHLHHFITEAADKATTMGHIKRENLAKAEVVIPTKQVYLTVGDLLGQIYNLMIANRIEINALSTLRDTLLPKLTSGEIDVSKIELG, encoded by the coding sequence ATGCCGGATGATTGGCAAAAAGCTTGTTTGCTTGATATTGCTGATTATACGAATGGACTTGCAATGCAAAAATATCGGCCAACCAGTCATGAGCAAGGAATTTTTGTTATGAAAATAAAAGAACTTCGTCAAGGATTTTGCGATAGCAGCAGTGAATTATGTTCAAATACTGTAGATCCTTTTTATTTAATACATAATGGCGATGTTATTTTTTCTTGGTCTGGAAGTTTATTAGTCGATTTCTGGTGCGGAGGTCTATGTGGATTGAATCAGCATCTTTTCAAAGTAACTTCTAACGAATATGCTAAATGGTTTTATTATTGTTGGACAAAATTTCATTTGCATCACTTTATTACTGAAGCCGCAGATAAAGCAACCACAATGGGACATATCAAACGAGAAAATTTAGCAAAAGCAGAAGTTGTTATTCCTACAAAACAAGTATATTTAACAGTAGGGGACTTACTTGGTCAAATATATAATTTAATGATAGCTAACCGTATTGAAATCAACGCTCTTTCCACCCTTCGCGATACGCTCCTACCAAAGCTTACGTCCGGAGAGATCGATGTGTCAAAGATAGAGCTGGGGTAA
- a CDS encoding restriction endonuclease subunit S, with the protein MENWRECKLEDIIEFNPKETIQKGSIAKKIEMSQLIPFCRDVIGYTKEIFYSGTKFRNGDTIMARITPCLENGKTAKISLLNDNEIGFGSTEYIILRAKKEISDADYIYYLATSSFVRECAIKSMVGSSGRQRVQLDVVKNLEISCPSYTEQQKIAKLLRLLDDEIELKRQINTNLLLLFLLLFVCCFFFWCSYFFSR; encoded by the coding sequence ATGGAAAACTGGAGAGAATGTAAATTAGAAGATATTATTGAATTTAATCCTAAAGAAACCATACAAAAAGGCTCTATCGCTAAGAAAATAGAAATGTCCCAACTTATTCCTTTTTGTAGAGATGTTATAGGATATACAAAAGAAATTTTTTATAGCGGAACAAAATTTCGTAACGGTGATACAATCATGGCAAGAATTACGCCATGTTTGGAAAATGGTAAAACAGCCAAAATTTCTTTATTAAATGATAATGAAATCGGATTTGGCTCTACAGAATATATTATTTTAAGGGCTAAAAAAGAAATATCCGATGCTGATTATATTTACTATTTAGCGACGAGTTCCTTCGTTAGGGAATGCGCAATAAAATCAATGGTTGGCTCTTCCGGACGACAAAGAGTACAACTTGATGTTGTGAAAAATCTTGAAATATCCTGTCCATCATACACCGAACAGCAAAAAATTGCCAAATTGTTAAGACTTCTTGACGATGAAATCGAGCTGAAACGGCAGATAAATACTAATTTACTGTTGTTGTTTTTGCTTCTTTTTGTTTGTTGTTTTTTCTTTTGGTGCAGCTACTTTTTTAGCCGATAA
- the xerA gene encoding site-specific tyrosine recombinase/integron integrase: protein MKQNLVNDVMQAMLPYLNNDQLEKLQKVMQYVLFQYEITKTEKNSEDSALNLVDLFLSAKRIEGCSEKSLKYYQTTIQSMLSAVKKDVKQIETEDIRTYLTDYQQQKKSCRVTIDNIRRILSSFFSWLEDEDHILKSPVRRIHKVKAVTNIKETYSDEVLEMMRDNCTEPRDLAIIDMLASTGMRVGEMVLLNRNDIDFNERECVVFGKGNKERVVYFDARTKIHLKNYLRSRTDENPALFVSLKSPYNRMNIGGIETCLRRLGKQLGLQRVHPHKFRRTLATMAIDKGMPIEQLQQLLGHKRIDTTLQYAMVKQSNVKIAHRKYIG from the coding sequence ATGAAACAAAATCTGGTAAATGATGTTATGCAGGCTATGTTGCCATACTTAAATAACGATCAGCTTGAAAAACTGCAAAAGGTAATGCAATATGTTCTTTTCCAGTATGAAATAACAAAAACAGAAAAAAATTCGGAGGATTCTGCACTTAATTTAGTGGATTTATTTTTATCTGCGAAGAGGATTGAAGGCTGTTCGGAAAAATCGTTAAAATACTACCAGACTACCATTCAATCGATGCTTTCTGCGGTAAAAAAAGATGTAAAACAGATTGAAACGGAGGATATACGCACGTATCTTACAGACTATCAGCAGCAAAAAAAGTCCTGTAGAGTTACCATTGATAATATCCGCCGGATATTATCAAGTTTTTTCTCGTGGCTTGAAGATGAAGATCATATTCTAAAAAGTCCGGTACGGCGAATCCATAAAGTAAAAGCGGTAACGAACATAAAAGAAACGTATTCTGATGAAGTTTTAGAAATGATGCGGGATAACTGCACCGAACCGCGCGATTTGGCAATAATAGACATGCTTGCGTCAACCGGCATGAGAGTAGGAGAAATGGTGCTTCTTAATAGGAATGATATAGATTTTAACGAACGAGAATGTGTTGTATTCGGCAAAGGGAATAAAGAACGCGTGGTATATTTTGATGCGCGGACAAAGATTCACTTAAAAAATTACCTTAGGAGTAGAACAGATGAAAATCCTGCTCTTTTTGTCTCCCTTAAATCGCCATATAATAGAATGAATATCGGCGGTATTGAAACCTGTTTGCGCCGGTTAGGCAAACAGTTAGGACTGCAGCGGGTTCATCCCCATAAGTTCAGAAGAACATTGGCAACCATGGCAATTGATAAGGGGATGCCCATCGAACAGCTGCAGCAGCTTTTAGGACATAAACGTATCGATACCACATTACAGTACGCGATGGTCAAACAAAGCAATGTAAAAATTGCCCATCGCAAATATATTGGATAA
- a CDS encoding BrnA antitoxin family protein, whose translation MNNGANSFTTKRIEELRKNIDFTDIPELTEKDFSEGHLKNWKPLKKPVSFRIDLDNLAWLQSSGVKGYQKRMNEVIRWARQNGCPVNQL comes from the coding sequence ATGAACAATGGTGCAAACAGTTTTACAACTAAAAGAATTGAAGAATTACGTAAAAATATCGATTTTACGGATATTCCGGAACTTACGGAAAAGGACTTTTCAGAAGGACACTTAAAAAATTGGAAACCGTTAAAAAAACCGGTATCCTTTAGAATAGACTTGGATAATTTGGCATGGCTGCAAAGTTCCGGCGTGAAAGGCTATCAAAAACGCATGAACGAAGTTATCCGCTGGGCACGGCAAAACGGCTGTCCCGTTAATCAATTATAG
- a CDS encoding BrnT family toxin, which produces MGETVIHGRFEWDKEKEMLNMKKHGISFEEILPMFDDPLFWEREDFIHSSLDEIRYIGTAKVNGFAVIVSSYTERERIRIISARASTKEEERFYEQWCKQFYN; this is translated from the coding sequence ATGGGTGAAACAGTTATACACGGTCGGTTTGAATGGGACAAAGAAAAAGAGATGTTGAACATGAAAAAACACGGTATTTCTTTTGAAGAAATCCTGCCGATGTTTGATGATCCTCTTTTTTGGGAACGGGAAGATTTTATTCATTCAAGTTTAGATGAAATACGATATATTGGAACTGCTAAAGTCAACGGATTTGCAGTTATAGTTTCCAGTTATACGGAGCGGGAACGCATAAGGATTATATCCGCCCGCGCTTCGACAAAAGAAGAGGAAAGATTCTATGAACAATGGTGCAAACAGTTTTACAACTAA
- a CDS encoding restriction endonuclease subunit S produces INTNLEQQAQAIFKSWFIDFEPFGGTMPDDWIEYRLGDFLPVITGKKNANTASEKGRYPFFSCSHAISWTDEYSFDANAILVAGNGDFNVKWYNGKFEAYQRTYVLIPTISKYASWLYYAVKFHLSEITKAARGSVISFITKGNLEDFQLIAPKELNHFALIDQFAAINTTIDNNIKEIYNLSALRDTLLPKLMSGEIDVSKIEID; encoded by the coding sequence GATAAATACTAATTTAGAGCAGCAAGCGCAGGCAATTTTTAAGTCGTGGTTTATTGATTTTGAGCCGTTCGGCGGCACAATGCCGGATGATTGGATAGAATATCGGTTAGGAGACTTTTTACCGGTGATAACGGGAAAGAAAAACGCGAATACTGCATCAGAAAAAGGACGTTATCCGTTTTTTAGCTGCTCGCATGCTATTAGTTGGACAGATGAATATTCATTTGATGCAAATGCTATTCTTGTAGCAGGCAACGGTGATTTTAATGTTAAGTGGTACAATGGAAAATTTGAAGCATATCAACGTACATACGTGCTAATACCAACAATTTCAAAATATGCAAGTTGGTTGTACTATGCTGTGAAATTTCATCTGTCTGAAATTACAAAAGCTGCACGAGGTTCTGTAATTAGCTTTATTACAAAAGGAAATCTTGAAGATTTCCAATTAATTGCTCCTAAAGAACTTAATCATTTTGCTCTCATAGATCAATTTGCAGCTATCAATACTACTATCGATAATAATATAAAAGAAATATATAACCTTTCCGCCCTTCGCGACACGCTCCTGCCAAAACTGATGTCCGGAGAGATCGATGTGTCAAAGATAGAGATAGATTAA
- a CDS encoding PIN domain-containing protein: MPLYAVIDTNVLVSAFLKENSIPHYVINAMYAGTIIPVYNAEIIAEYTAVLHRPKFCFPPAAVDIVVNEIQEIGLKFNGIPVKEPMPDPKDIVFYAVTLHAREQFEAFLITGNIKHFPTEPFVVTPHKILDILDQSADKF, encoded by the coding sequence ATGCCTTTATATGCCGTTATCGATACTAATGTGCTTGTTTCTGCATTTTTGAAAGAAAATTCTATCCCCCATTATGTTATTAATGCTATGTATGCAGGTACTATTATCCCCGTTTATAATGCGGAAATCATTGCCGAATACACTGCTGTGCTGCACCGGCCAAAATTTTGCTTTCCTCCGGCAGCGGTTGATATTGTCGTAAATGAGATACAAGAGATAGGGTTAAAATTTAACGGTATACCGGTTAAAGAGCCGATGCCTGATCCGAAAGACATTGTTTTTTATGCAGTTACGCTCCATGCTCGGGAGCAGTTTGAAGCCTTTTTAATTACCGGCAATATAAAGCACTTTCCGACCGAACCGTTTGTCGTAACACCGCATAAGATTTTAGATATATTGGATCAATCAGCCGATAAATTCTGA
- a CDS encoding type II toxin-antitoxin system RelB/DinJ family antitoxin, protein MASTLVQIRVDEKLKDDAAAVYEHLGLDLSTAVRIFFKRSVVENGIPFSMKLGNTEQHALKRQIRPDVMSAMQAMTQSAAVNGVSDMSLEAINSEIDAVRKGQ, encoded by the coding sequence ATGGCAAGTACCTTGGTTCAAATTCGGGTGGACGAAAAGCTGAAAGATGATGCTGCCGCAGTTTATGAGCACCTGGGCTTAGACTTATCGACAGCGGTGCGTATTTTTTTTAAGCGGAGTGTTGTGGAAAACGGCATTCCGTTCAGCATGAAGTTGGGCAATACCGAGCAGCATGCTCTGAAACGACAAATCCGACCGGATGTAATGTCGGCGATGCAGGCAATGACTCAAAGCGCTGCGGTAAACGGTGTTTCCGACATGAGTCTCGAAGCAATTAATAGCGAAATCGATGCAGTACGCAAAGGGCAATGA
- a CDS encoding restriction endonuclease subunit S gives MSKKSKLENICDLIDEKIVLNEIIKHNLIKMNYISTENMLPDKNGIIPSKSIPSIGKGGKYKRNDTLLSNIRPYFKKIWLAKDEGACSNDVLIFRAKENYHHDFLYYNLANDAFFEYAMKTSKGTKMPRGDKTAIKKYDIYDFDYITQQKLTKTLRLLDDEIELKRQINTNLLLLFLLLFVCCFFFWCSYFFSR, from the coding sequence ATGAGCAAAAAAAGCAAGTTAGAAAATATTTGTGATCTAATAGATGAAAAAATTGTGCTTAATGAAATAATCAAGCACAATCTTATAAAGATGAATTATATTTCTACCGAGAATATGCTGCCCGATAAGAACGGTATTATCCCTTCAAAATCAATACCCTCTATTGGTAAAGGAGGTAAGTATAAAAGAAACGATACTTTGCTCTCAAATATCCGACCTTATTTTAAAAAGATATGGCTTGCAAAAGATGAAGGAGCTTGTTCCAATGATGTATTAATTTTTAGAGCAAAAGAAAATTATCATCATGATTTCCTGTATTATAATCTGGCTAATGATGCTTTCTTTGAATACGCAATGAAAACTTCTAAAGGTACTAAAATGCCTCGTGGCGATAAAACTGCCATAAAAAAATATGATATTTATGATTTCGACTATATAACACAACAAAAATTGACAAAAACGTTAAGACTTCTTGACGATGAAATCGAGCTGAAACGGCAGATAAATACTAATTTACTGTTGTTGTTTTTGCTTCTTTTTGTTTGTTGTTTTTTCTTTTGGTGCAGCTACTTTTTTAGCCGATAA
- a CDS encoding type I restriction-modification system subunit M, with amino-acid sequence MPVKNNANIGFEKQIWDAACVLWGHIPAAEYRKVIIGLIFLRYISSAFEKRYAELVSDGEGFEDDRDAYTEKNIFFVPEKARWAVIAAAAHTPEIGIVIDTAMQEIETQNKRLKNVLPQNYASPDLDKRVLGDVVDLFTNMDMDGTEESKDLLGRTYEYCIAQFAAYEGKKGGEFYTPASIVKTIVEILKPFSNCRIYDPCCGSGGMFVQSVRFINEHTGNRYGISVYGQESNADTWKMAKMNMAIRGIEVDFGSHQADTFFNDLHPTLKADYIMANPPFNLSNWGQDKLKDDVRWKYGLPPAGNANYAWIQHMIHHLSANGKIGLVLANGALSTQTSGEGQIRKNIIEADLIEGIVALPTQLFYSVTIPVTLWFISKNKKQKEKTVFIDARKMGHMVDKNHRDFSDEDIKKLGDTFEAFQNGTLEPVKGFCAIADIQEIARQDFILTPGRYVGIEEQEDDGEPFDDKMKRLTSELTGLFAKSHELEAEIRKNLGAIGYEM; translated from the coding sequence ATGCCGGTAAAAAACAATGCGAACATCGGGTTTGAAAAACAGATTTGGGATGCTGCATGTGTCCTATGGGGGCATATTCCTGCCGCCGAATACCGTAAGGTGATTATCGGGCTTATTTTTTTACGGTATATTTCATCTGCGTTTGAAAAACGCTATGCCGAGCTGGTTAGCGACGGTGAGGGGTTTGAAGACGATAGAGACGCTTATACCGAGAAAAATATTTTCTTTGTGCCGGAAAAAGCCCGCTGGGCAGTGATTGCGGCGGCAGCGCATACACCTGAAATCGGAATCGTAATCGATACTGCGATGCAGGAAATCGAAACCCAAAACAAGCGGCTCAAAAACGTGCTGCCTCAAAATTATGCCAGTCCCGATTTGGATAAGCGTGTCTTAGGTGATGTTGTTGACCTTTTTACCAATATGGATATGGATGGTACGGAGGAAAGCAAAGACTTGCTCGGCAGAACGTATGAATACTGCATTGCGCAGTTTGCTGCCTATGAGGGTAAAAAGGGCGGAGAGTTTTATACTCCTGCAAGTATTGTCAAAACTATTGTAGAAATCCTCAAGCCGTTTTCCAACTGCCGCATCTATGATCCATGCTGCGGCTCAGGCGGTATGTTCGTACAATCGGTTCGATTTATCAATGAACATACGGGGAACCGCTACGGTATTTCAGTGTACGGACAAGAAAGCAATGCCGATACGTGGAAAATGGCAAAAATGAATATGGCAATCCGCGGTATCGAAGTTGATTTCGGATCCCATCAAGCAGATACCTTTTTTAACGACTTACACCCCACCTTAAAAGCCGATTATATTATGGCAAATCCGCCCTTCAATCTCTCAAACTGGGGACAGGATAAGCTTAAAGATGATGTCCGCTGGAAATATGGGCTTCCTCCGGCAGGCAATGCGAACTACGCTTGGATACAGCACATGATACACCATCTTTCTGCTAACGGTAAAATCGGACTTGTGCTTGCTAATGGTGCTCTTTCGACACAAACAAGCGGAGAAGGTCAAATCAGAAAAAATATTATTGAAGCCGATTTAATAGAAGGTATTGTTGCGTTGCCCACTCAGCTTTTTTACAGCGTTACTATTCCGGTTACTCTCTGGTTTATTTCAAAAAACAAGAAGCAAAAAGAAAAAACAGTCTTCATCGATGCCCGCAAAATGGGACACATGGTCGATAAAAATCACCGTGATTTTAGCGATGAAGATATTAAAAAACTCGGCGATACTTTTGAAGCATTTCAAAATGGAACATTGGAACCGGTAAAAGGCTTTTGTGCAATCGCCGATATACAGGAAATTGCCCGACAGGATTTTATCTTAACTCCCGGTCGCTATGTCGGTATTGAAGAACAAGAAGACGACGGCGAGCCTTTTGATGATAAAATGAAGCGCTTAACCTCCGAATTGACTGGGCTTTTTGCAAAATCACATGAATTGGAAGCTGAAATCCGTAAAAATTTAGGAGCAATCGGCTATGAAATGTAA
- a CDS encoding glutathione peroxidase gives MNIYDYSVQDAQGNDVPLKQYKDKALLIVNTATDCGFTPQYKELEEIYEKYHDSGFEIIDVPCNQFGEQAPGTDEEIHSFCTLRYHTKFPQMKKSDVNGEHALPLFTYLKAQKKFEGFGEGKMAEMLADFIQKIDNDYKNNPDIKWNFTKFVIARDGAVVARFEPTAPMSDVAACVARCVEG, from the coding sequence ATGAATATCTATGATTATTCGGTACAGGATGCACAAGGAAATGATGTTCCGCTCAAGCAATATAAGGATAAGGCTTTGCTGATTGTAAATACGGCAACGGATTGCGGTTTTACACCGCAGTATAAGGAGCTTGAAGAAATCTATGAAAAATATCACGATAGCGGTTTTGAGATAATCGATGTGCCGTGCAATCAATTCGGCGAGCAGGCTCCGGGTACGGATGAAGAAATTCATTCATTTTGTACGCTCCGTTACCATACGAAATTCCCTCAAATGAAAAAATCGGATGTAAACGGCGAACATGCGCTGCCGCTTTTTACGTATTTAAAAGCACAGAAAAAATTTGAGGGATTCGGCGAAGGGAAGATGGCCGAAATGTTGGCTGACTTTATTCAAAAAATAGACAACGATTATAAAAATAATCCCGACATCAAATGGAACTTTACCAAATTCGTTATCGCCCGGGACGGCGCCGTCGTTGCCCGTTTTGAACCGACTGCTCCAATGTCCGATGTTGCAGCCTGCGTTGCACGGTGTGTGGAGGGATAA
- a CDS encoding adenylate/guanylate cyclase domain-containing protein, with protein MFKKCFFALTLTAIFPLAAEISFNSLAGSVQTFWSDTNGLPSNRILDIVQDGTGYIWLASYDGLIRFDGETFTEFTEAEHGFTGISPRVLCEDAYSTLWIGTNSTGLYAYQNKTFKRYAEEDGLPNLSIRAIKFDKDNVLWVGTADGLARLKKNGRFVPILDERDKSLGIITFILPVKDRIYVGSNMQGITVIQNEKIVRLPYLDAIQDYTFSAAYFDSDNILWLGTKNGKIIKIKEEKVIEVIDAEYLKGMSINEFVRTLNGTMYAATNRGIVTLKTGKPEIFSEENGLPNNIVSCLCQDFEENLWVGMERGGVGKFSKGKFLDLTSAESLPPTAANSVLEDSDKNIWIAKDDGIVCLKSSVLPSTRAGQIDALIEKLQAIRVRQIREEADGTLFFATYSDNGLLIFRKDGSVQMLSKKDGLPSNRVRFSYRSSDNLLWIGTTAGPAVYFDGKITTFTQEDGLPNLFILCAEESRSGKMWLGTDGGGAVVLTVSGVSDGRPVIKVEHVFTRDDGLRGNIVLRIIEDTESNIWLCTSEGLTLYKNDSFYYANKAFGAGAISVFNVVQDTMGNLWIVTAKDLLLVKTDIFVKAVMNGLPAEFLVRYNRLDGLTGQLAANAWAHVTAENTLFLPTLKGVVVCAPSYYVTNKHAPPVVIESIVLDGKDYDVTEEKLTVEAGIKRILFKFTALSFTIPQRVRFEYKLEGYDKEWRTSGTTREIAYTNLNPGNYVFKVRAANNDGIVNKNGSSAAIYKKPFFYQTVWFYLLMICCIGSSIFFAVQLRFRNLQRRADELDRKVQEKTKELAGEKEKSDKLLRNTLPPSVIDELISTGTSKPKVYPAVTVLFADLVSFTEWSGGTAPEHIIAQLNTMFTQFDGIMDAFGCERIKTLGDGYLACCGLRGEKDHALRLTGAAVEMLRSFETINKDNNSRFRIKIGIDSGAITGGIVGVHKYIFDIFGDTVNTAFRLESVTAPMACTVSTKTAALISGHYRLYKRPPRLLKGKGKVPCYYINYQNAEYTMEFEEVKECYERLTAAFKEDRFAECRALISRLEPTLLEPEMAKGITIMGKTMRM; from the coding sequence ATGTTTAAAAAATGTTTCTTTGCACTTACGCTTACGGCAATTTTTCCACTCGCAGCGGAGATATCATTTAACAGTCTTGCAGGCTCTGTCCAAACCTTCTGGTCGGACACCAACGGATTACCTTCAAATAGAATATTGGATATTGTGCAGGACGGAACGGGTTATATTTGGCTTGCTTCCTATGACGGCCTTATCAGGTTTGACGGGGAAACATTTACCGAATTTACCGAAGCAGAACATGGGTTTACCGGCATATCGCCGCGCGTTCTTTGCGAAGATGCATACAGTACGCTTTGGATAGGCACTAATTCCACCGGTTTATATGCTTATCAAAACAAAACATTTAAACGTTATGCCGAAGAAGACGGCTTGCCCAATCTTTCAATTAGAGCGATCAAATTTGATAAAGACAATGTGCTGTGGGTCGGAACGGCGGACGGACTTGCACGGCTGAAAAAAAACGGTCGTTTTGTCCCTATCCTTGACGAACGCGATAAAAGTTTAGGTATCATTACGTTTATCCTTCCGGTAAAGGATAGAATATATGTCGGCTCAAACATGCAGGGGATTACAGTCATTCAAAATGAAAAAATAGTCCGGCTTCCGTATTTGGATGCCATACAGGATTATACTTTTTCGGCTGCATATTTTGATTCCGACAACATACTGTGGCTCGGTACGAAAAACGGAAAAATCATCAAGATAAAAGAAGAAAAAGTCATTGAAGTTATTGACGCGGAATACTTGAAAGGAATGAGCATTAACGAATTTGTGCGTACTTTGAACGGAACGATGTATGCAGCTACCAATAGAGGTATCGTTACGCTCAAAACGGGTAAGCCGGAAATATTTTCGGAAGAGAACGGTTTGCCGAATAATATCGTTTCGTGTCTCTGTCAAGACTTTGAAGAAAACCTTTGGGTAGGCATGGAACGCGGCGGCGTCGGAAAATTCAGTAAAGGAAAATTTCTTGATTTAACCAGTGCGGAGTCTTTGCCTCCAACTGCGGCAAATTCCGTATTGGAAGATTCGGATAAAAACATTTGGATTGCGAAAGACGACGGCATTGTGTGTTTAAAAAGTTCGGTGCTTCCGTCTACAAGAGCAGGGCAGATTGACGCCCTCATCGAAAAACTGCAAGCTATCCGTGTCCGTCAAATTAGAGAAGAAGCGGACGGAACATTGTTTTTTGCTACCTATTCCGATAACGGCCTTTTGATTTTCCGGAAAGACGGAAGCGTACAAATGCTATCAAAAAAAGACGGACTGCCGAGCAACCGTGTACGTTTTTCTTACCGCAGCTCGGATAATCTCCTGTGGATCGGGACGACGGCAGGCCCCGCCGTCTATTTTGACGGTAAAATAACAACATTTACTCAGGAAGACGGACTGCCTAATTTATTTATTCTTTGTGCGGAAGAAAGCCGCAGCGGAAAAATGTGGCTTGGTACGGACGGCGGCGGAGCGGTTGTTTTAACGGTGTCGGGTGTTTCTGACGGCAGACCGGTTATCAAAGTAGAACACGTTTTTACTAGAGATGATGGACTGCGCGGCAATATTGTCCTTAGGATTATCGAAGATACGGAAAGTAATATCTGGTTATGCACAAGCGAGGGGCTAACGCTGTATAAAAACGACAGCTTCTATTATGCCAATAAGGCATTCGGTGCAGGAGCTATCAGTGTGTTTAACGTCGTACAAGACACAATGGGAAATCTCTGGATTGTAACGGCAAAAGATTTACTGCTGGTAAAAACGGATATTTTTGTAAAAGCAGTAATGAACGGTCTCCCAGCCGAATTTCTTGTCCGCTACAACCGGCTTGACGGCTTAACCGGTCAGTTAGCGGCAAATGCATGGGCGCATGTTACCGCCGAAAATACATTGTTTCTGCCTACGCTTAAAGGAGTTGTCGTCTGTGCTCCTTCTTATTATGTTACCAATAAACATGCCCCGCCGGTTGTTATCGAAAGCATAGTGTTAGACGGCAAAGACTATGATGTAACGGAAGAAAAACTAACGGTAGAGGCAGGAATAAAACGTATCCTGTTTAAATTTACCGCTTTAAGTTTTACCATCCCGCAACGGGTTCGCTTTGAGTATAAACTTGAAGGATATGACAAAGAATGGCGTACCAGCGGAACTACGCGGGAAATTGCCTATACGAACCTCAATCCCGGTAACTACGTATTTAAAGTAAGGGCAGCAAACAATGACGGAATTGTAAATAAGAACGGTTCCAGCGCAGCTATTTATAAGAAACCGTTTTTTTATCAGACCGTATGGTTTTATCTTTTAATGATATGCTGTATCGGAAGCAGTATCTTCTTCGCCGTCCAACTCCGCTTTAGAAATTTACAGCGGAGGGCTGATGAACTTGACCGGAAGGTACAAGAAAAAACAAAAGAACTCGCCGGTGAAAAAGAAAAAAGTGATAAACTTTTACGCAACACTCTGCCGCCTTCCGTTATCGATGAACTTATCAGCACGGGAACGTCAAAACCTAAAGTGTATCCTGCAGTAACGGTACTGTTTGCAGATTTGGTCAGCTTTACCGAATGGTCGGGAGGTACGGCGCCGGAACATATCATTGCGCAATTAAATACCATGTTTACTCAATTTGACGGCATTATGGATGCTTTCGGCTGTGAACGGATAAAAACACTCGGAGACGGTTATTTGGCGTGCTGCGGCCTTAGAGGAGAAAAAGACCATGCACTCAGACTTACCGGCGCCGCTGTCGAAATGCTGCGCAGCTTTGAAACAATTAACAAAGATAATAACAGCCGTTTTAGAATAAAAATAGGCATCGATTCGGGAGCAATAACCGGCGGTATCGTCGGCGTACATAAATATATTTTCGATATATTCGGCGACACGGTGAATACGGCTTTCCGCCTTGAATCGGTAACAGCTCCGATGGCATGCACCGTTTCGACAAAAACAGCGGCACTCATTTCCGGCCACTATCGGCTCTATAAACGCCCTCCGCGCCTTTTAAAAGGAAAGGGAAAGGTGCCGTGCTATTATATAAATTATCAGAATGCCGAATACACGATGGAATTTGAGGAAGTAAAAGAATGTTATGAACGGCTGACCGCAGCATTTAAAGAAGATCGCTTCGCCGAATGCCGCGCTCTTATCAGCCGGTTGGAGCCGACGTTACTGGAGCCTGAGATGGCAAAGGGAATTACCATTATGGGAAAAACCATGCGCATGTAG